A stretch of Bos mutus isolate GX-2022 chromosome 8, NWIPB_WYAK_1.1, whole genome shotgun sequence DNA encodes these proteins:
- the PLPP6 gene encoding polyisoprenoid diphosphate/phosphate phosphohydrolase PLPP6 produces MQSPRRNAEGRPLGTCDPSSSGSPAHGGGSRFEFQSLLSSRMPGADPTSARLRASESPVHRRGSFPLAGAGSSQALPPQLPEEDRIDLNPSFLDIALRSLLAIDLWLSKKLGVCAGESSSWGSMRPLMKLLEISGHGIPWLLGTLYCLSRSDSWAGREVLMNLLFALLLDLLLVSLIKGLVRRRRPAHNQMDMFFTISVDKYSFPSGHTTRAALVSRFILNHLVLAIPLRVLVVLWAFILGLSRVMLGRHNVTDVAFGFFLGYMQYSIVDYCWLSPRTAPVLFVLWNQP; encoded by the coding sequence ATGCAGAGCCCACGAAGGAACGCCGAGGGACGCCCGCTGGGCACCTGCGACcccagcagcagcggcagtcCGGCCCATGGCGGCGGCAGCAGGTTCGAGTTCCAGTCTCTGCTCAGCAGCCGCATGCCGGGCGCCGACCCCACCAGCGCCCGTCTCCGCGCGTCTGAGAGCCCAGTGCACCGCCGCGGTTCGTTCCCCTTGGCTGGGGCGGGCTCCTCTCAGGCGCTCCCGCCCCAGCTGCCCGAGGAGGACCGCATAGATCTGAACCCGTCCTTCCTGGACATCGCCCTGCGCTCCCTACTGGCCATCGACCTGTGGCTGTCCAAGAAGCTGGGGGTGTGCGCGGGGGAGAGCTCGTCCTGGGGCAGCATGAGGCCCCTTATGAAATTGCTGGAGATCTCAGGACACGGCATCCCCTGGCTGCTCGGCACCCTCTACTGCCTGTCCAGGAGCGACAGCTGGGCCGGGCGCGAGGTGCTGATGAACCTGCTCTTCGCCCTGCTGTTGGACCTGCTACTGGTGTCCCTCATCAAGGGGCTGGTCCGCAGGCGCCGCCCAGCCCACAACCAGATGGACATGTTTTTCACTATTTCGGTGGACAAGTACTCCTTCCCTTCAGGCCATACCACCAGGGCCGCCCTTGTGTCGCGCTTCATCCTGAACCACCTGGTGCTGGCCATCCCGCTGAGGGTGCTGGTGGTACTCTGGGCCTTCATCTTGGGTCTCTCCAGAGTCATGCTGGGGCGGCACAATGTCACCGACGTGGCTTTTGGCTTTTTTCTTGGCTACATGCAGTACAGCATCGTGGACTATTGCTGGCTTTCACCGCGCACTGCTCCGGTCCTCTTTGTACTGTGGAACCAACCGTGA
- the LOC102280470 gene encoding small EDRK-rich factor 2-like: MTRGNQRELARQKNMKKQSDSVKGKRGDDGLSAAARKQRDSEIMQQKQKKANEKKEEPK; this comes from the coding sequence ATGACCCGCGGTAACCAGCGGGAGCTCGCCCGccagaagaatatgaaaaagcagagcgACTCGGTTAAGGGAAAGCGCGGAGATGATGGGCTTTCTGCTGCCGCCCGCAAGCAGAGGGACTCGGAGATCATGCAGCAGAAGCAGAAAAAGGCAAACGAGAAGAAGGAGGAACCCAAGTAG